Proteins encoded within one genomic window of Chitinophaga parva:
- a CDS encoding FadR/GntR family transcriptional regulator — protein MQSSDDMMNNAVIKKRSLADEVASALQEQIAKGVYKIGDKLPIEPELMKQYGVGRSTIREAIKTLVNAGLLRVQQGLGTFVESMHVHAAPIDQRLKRANLHDLNEVRQLLEMKIAEKAARYRTAEDISAMQACLDRRLAAANAGQLEQTIDADIAFHTAIATAARNEILSDLYQAVSVHLKKGFAKLYNDTGIFLRSHALHVQLCQAIADQDQKKAWNTVGAIIDNTDK, from the coding sequence TTGCAATCATCAGATGATATGATGAATAATGCCGTCATAAAAAAACGTTCCCTGGCAGATGAAGTGGCCAGTGCCCTGCAGGAGCAGATTGCCAAAGGTGTATACAAGATTGGCGACAAACTGCCCATCGAGCCGGAGCTCATGAAGCAGTACGGCGTGGGCCGCTCCACCATCCGCGAGGCGATCAAAACCCTCGTGAACGCCGGCCTTCTCCGCGTACAGCAGGGCCTGGGCACCTTTGTAGAGTCCATGCATGTGCACGCGGCGCCCATAGACCAGCGCCTGAAAAGGGCCAACCTGCACGACCTCAACGAAGTGCGGCAACTCCTGGAAATGAAGATCGCGGAAAAAGCCGCCCGGTACCGTACAGCAGAAGATATCAGCGCCATGCAAGCCTGCCTGGACCGCCGCCTGGCCGCTGCCAATGCCGGCCAGCTGGAGCAAACCATCGATGCGGACATTGCCTTTCACACGGCCATTGCCACCGCCGCCCGGAATGAAATCCTTTCTGATCTCTACCAGGCCGTGTCAGTGCACCTGAAAAAAGGATTTGCCAAACTGTATAATGACACCGGCATTTTCCTGCGCAGCCATGCCCTGCATGTGCAGTTATGCCAGGCCATTGCAGACCAGGACCAGAAGAAGGCCTGGAACACGGTGGGGGCTATTATTGACAATACGGACAAGTAG
- a CDS encoding PfkB family carbohydrate kinase gives MSLTVVGTMAFDEIETPFGQSGKIIGGSATFISWAASNFVKPIHQISVVGGDFPKSELNALSAKGVVLDGVQIKEDEKSFYWKGKYHMDMNSRDSLATELNVLATFAPVLPTAAQESEFLILGNLAPQVQASVIAQMKTRPKLIVMDTMNFWMEVALEDLLKTIKLVDVLLVNDSEARQLTGEFSLVKAAKKLLAMGLKYLIIKKGEHGALLFNENHVFFAPALPLEDVFDPTGAGDTFAGGFIGHLAKTRDISFENMKTAIIVGSVMASYCVEQFGTARIREVTHEDISTRLAQFVDLVNFDIDLV, from the coding sequence ATGTCCCTCACAGTTGTAGGAACAATGGCGTTCGACGAGATCGAAACGCCCTTTGGTCAATCCGGCAAAATCATCGGCGGTTCCGCCACTTTTATTTCCTGGGCAGCATCCAATTTTGTGAAGCCCATACACCAGATTTCCGTGGTAGGCGGTGATTTTCCGAAGAGTGAGCTGAATGCGCTCAGCGCCAAAGGCGTAGTGCTGGATGGAGTGCAGATCAAGGAAGACGAAAAATCTTTCTACTGGAAAGGCAAGTACCACATGGATATGAACTCCCGCGATTCCCTGGCCACAGAGCTCAATGTGCTGGCCACTTTTGCGCCGGTGCTGCCCACCGCGGCCCAGGAAAGCGAGTTCCTCATTCTTGGCAACCTGGCCCCCCAGGTACAGGCCAGCGTGATTGCCCAGATGAAAACACGCCCCAAGCTGATCGTGATGGATACCATGAACTTCTGGATGGAAGTAGCCCTGGAAGACCTGCTGAAAACCATCAAACTGGTAGACGTACTGCTGGTAAATGACAGCGAAGCCCGCCAGCTTACCGGCGAATTTTCCCTGGTAAAAGCAGCCAAGAAACTGCTGGCCATGGGCCTCAAATACCTCATCATCAAAAAAGGAGAGCACGGCGCCCTGCTGTTTAACGAGAACCACGTGTTCTTTGCGCCCGCCCTGCCCCTGGAAGATGTATTTGACCCTACCGGTGCCGGCGATACCTTTGCCGGCGGCTTCATTGGCCACCTGGCAAAGACCCGCGACATTTCTTTTGAAAACATGAAAACCGCTATCATCGTAGGTTCCGTGATGGCGTCCTATTGCGTGGAGCAGTTTGGCACCGCCCGCATCCGCGAGGTGACGCACGAAGACATCAGCACCCGCCTCGCCCAGTTTGTAGACCTGGTAAATTTTGATATAGACCTGGTATAG
- a CDS encoding DUF2461 domain-containing protein produces MLARTTEKFILQLGENNHKEWFDAHRDEYLAAKADYENTVQQILDGLAMQDASMENLQVKDCVFRIYKDVRFSKDKTPYKTNMGAAFQAGGKKSLRAGYYFHYEPGGHSFAGGGLWMPAAPELKKVRQEIDYNFDEFQYIVSGKNFKKYFGVLGGETLKTNPQGYTADNPAIAVLRHKSFTVDRHLTDETCTKLGLVKEILQSFAAMQPLLAFLNRALE; encoded by the coding sequence ATGTTAGCACGGACAACGGAAAAATTCATATTGCAACTGGGAGAAAATAATCACAAAGAATGGTTTGACGCGCACCGGGACGAGTACCTGGCGGCAAAGGCGGACTACGAAAATACTGTGCAGCAGATCCTGGACGGCCTGGCTATGCAGGACGCCTCGATGGAGAACCTGCAGGTCAAGGACTGCGTGTTCCGCATTTATAAAGATGTGCGTTTTTCAAAAGATAAGACCCCTTACAAAACCAATATGGGCGCAGCCTTCCAGGCAGGCGGAAAGAAGTCGCTCCGTGCAGGCTACTACTTTCACTACGAGCCGGGTGGGCATAGTTTTGCAGGTGGCGGCCTCTGGATGCCAGCGGCGCCTGAGTTGAAAAAAGTGAGACAGGAAATTGATTACAACTTCGACGAGTTTCAATACATCGTCTCCGGTAAGAATTTCAAAAAATACTTTGGAGTGTTAGGCGGGGAAACACTTAAGACCAATCCCCAGGGGTACACCGCCGATAACCCGGCCATTGCTGTTTTGAGGCACAAAAGTTTTACAGTAGACCGCCATCTTACGGATGAAACCTGCACGAAGCTCGGATTGGTAAAAGAGATCCTGCAAAGTTTTGCAGCGATGCAACCCTTACTGGCATTCCTGAACCGCGCATTGGAATAG
- a CDS encoding ammonium transporter has product MMTKKVPFKDYLPFLILAALSVIGLFVQNQVAFNGDGKYNVADVAWILVATALVFLMTPGLSFFYGGMVNRKNVISTMVQSFIAAGLVSVIWVAVGFSMAFGDSLGGVIGNPGTYFFFHNVPSAEPFANAATIPFLLFALFQMKFAVITPALVVGAVAERIRFTSYILFMVLFSLLVYAPIAHWTWHPSGFLYKMGVLDFAGGTVVHISAGCAALAGALVLKRRKDHIEKKELEPANIPFVLIGTGLLWFGWFGFNAGSALGANALSVSAFATTNTAAAAAGLSWVFFDVIRGRKASALGFCIGAVVGLVAITPAAGYVGIPQSMFIGFIAAIISNMAVHWKTKSSIDDTLDVFPCHGVGGMVGMLLTGIFATKVINPAGNDGWFYGNPDLFVKQLTGLLIVVAYSFTVSYGIFKLINLIHPLRVSEEEEILGLDATQHGERYHPANLAVNGLGALNEEAAPTEYKEFIDK; this is encoded by the coding sequence ATGATGACAAAAAAAGTACCTTTTAAAGACTATTTGCCTTTTCTGATACTGGCAGCGTTGTCCGTTATCGGGCTCTTTGTTCAGAACCAGGTAGCTTTCAATGGCGATGGTAAGTATAACGTTGCCGATGTTGCCTGGATTCTCGTGGCTACTGCCCTGGTATTCCTGATGACCCCCGGCCTGTCCTTCTTTTATGGTGGGATGGTGAACCGCAAGAACGTTATTTCCACCATGGTGCAGAGCTTTATTGCTGCCGGCCTGGTAAGTGTTATCTGGGTAGCGGTGGGCTTTAGCATGGCCTTCGGTGATTCCCTGGGAGGTGTGATCGGTAACCCCGGCACTTATTTCTTCTTCCATAATGTACCGTCAGCCGAACCATTTGCCAATGCAGCTACCATTCCCTTCCTGCTGTTTGCATTGTTCCAGATGAAGTTTGCCGTGATCACCCCCGCACTGGTGGTGGGTGCCGTGGCAGAGCGCATCCGCTTTACTTCCTACATATTATTCATGGTGCTGTTCTCCCTCCTGGTGTATGCACCGATCGCACACTGGACCTGGCATCCTTCCGGGTTCCTGTATAAAATGGGTGTACTGGACTTTGCCGGTGGCACCGTAGTACACATTTCTGCCGGCTGCGCTGCCCTGGCGGGTGCCCTGGTGCTGAAACGCCGTAAAGACCACATTGAAAAGAAAGAACTGGAACCGGCAAACATCCCGTTTGTGCTGATCGGTACCGGTTTGCTATGGTTTGGCTGGTTTGGTTTCAATGCCGGTTCTGCCCTGGGAGCCAATGCCCTTTCTGTAAGCGCTTTTGCTACTACCAATACCGCAGCTGCTGCTGCGGGCCTCAGCTGGGTGTTCTTTGACGTGATCCGCGGCCGCAAGGCTTCCGCACTGGGCTTCTGCATTGGTGCGGTGGTAGGCCTGGTAGCCATCACGCCCGCTGCCGGTTATGTGGGCATTCCGCAGAGCATGTTTATTGGTTTTATTGCCGCCATCATCTCCAATATGGCCGTGCACTGGAAAACCAAATCCAGCATTGATGATACACTGGACGTGTTCCCCTGCCACGGTGTAGGTGGTATGGTGGGTATGCTGCTCACCGGCATCTTTGCCACGAAAGTGATCAATCCTGCTGGTAATGATGGCTGGTTCTACGGCAACCCGGACCTGTTTGTAAAACAGCTTACCGGTCTGTTGATCGTAGTGGCTTACAGCTTCACGGTGTCTTATGGCATCTTCAAACTGATAAACCTCATTCACCCGCTGCGTGTAAGCGAAGAAGAGGAGATCCTGGGCCTGGATGCTACCCAGCACGGCGAGCGCTATCATCCTGCAAACCTGGCGGTAAATGGCCTGGGTGCACTGAATGAAGAAGCAGCACCTACAGAGTACAAAGAATTTATCGACAAATAA
- the uvrB gene encoding excinuclease ABC subunit UvrB encodes MPFKLHAPYPPAGDQPEAIRRLVEGVKEGEPYQTLLGVTGSGKTFTIANVIQQTQRPTLVLTHNKTLVAQLYGELRQFFPENAVEYFVSYYDYYQPEAYMPVSDTYIEKDLAINEELDKLRLRASSNLLSGRRDIIVVASVSCIYGMGNPTEYENGIIRLEKGMQISRNALLHALVNSLYSRTTGDFNRSNFRVQGDTVDVNLPYVDYGYRITFFGDEIETLETIDVTNGKRILSLDDAAIFPANMYLAPKDLMTQIIHEIQDELLAQAEYFRANGKHIEAQRLTERVNYDLEMIRELGYCAGIENYSRFLDRRKPGVRPFCLIDYFPKDFLMVIDESHVTIPQISGMYGGDRSRKLTLVDYGFRLPSALDNRPLNFYEFEQMMNQVIFVSATPGEYELQQTEGVVVEQVVRPTGLLDPPIEIRPSINQVDDLLDEIDKRIQKGDRVLVTTLTKRMAEEMDKYLARINIKSRYIHSEVDTLERVEILRDLRLGKIDVLVGVNLLREGLDLPEVSLVAILDADKEGFLRDQRSLTQTAGRAARNVDGLVIFYADTITESMQRTIDETDRRRERQLAHNIANGIVPRTVKKSIQEIMGQTSVLEIKQYDEHSPLAVHDEMALVADDKAVYNKDNGALTIPQMEKAIARVKKDMEKAARDLDFMEAARLRDQMFKMQKDLDAMKK; translated from the coding sequence ATGCCATTCAAATTACATGCACCTTACCCGCCGGCAGGCGATCAGCCGGAGGCCATACGCCGCCTTGTAGAAGGCGTAAAAGAAGGGGAACCCTACCAGACCCTGCTCGGGGTGACCGGCTCCGGCAAAACCTTCACCATAGCTAACGTGATCCAGCAGACCCAGCGCCCCACCCTGGTGCTTACGCATAACAAAACGCTGGTGGCCCAGCTGTACGGGGAACTGAGACAGTTCTTCCCCGAAAATGCAGTGGAGTATTTCGTGTCTTACTACGATTACTACCAGCCCGAGGCCTACATGCCTGTGAGCGATACCTACATTGAAAAAGACCTGGCCATCAACGAGGAGCTGGACAAGCTGCGCCTGCGGGCCTCGTCCAACCTGCTTTCCGGCCGGAGGGATATCATCGTGGTGGCCAGTGTGTCCTGCATTTACGGTATGGGTAACCCTACAGAATATGAGAACGGGATCATCCGCCTGGAAAAGGGCATGCAGATCAGCCGCAACGCCCTGCTGCATGCGCTGGTAAATTCCCTGTATTCCCGCACCACCGGCGATTTTAACCGCTCCAACTTCCGCGTGCAGGGCGATACCGTGGATGTGAACCTGCCCTACGTGGATTACGGCTACCGCATCACCTTCTTTGGCGATGAGATAGAGACCCTGGAGACCATTGACGTGACCAACGGGAAGCGCATCCTTTCCCTGGACGATGCCGCCATTTTCCCTGCCAACATGTACCTGGCCCCCAAAGACCTGATGACCCAGATCATCCACGAAATACAGGATGAGTTGCTGGCGCAGGCGGAATATTTCCGGGCCAATGGTAAACACATAGAGGCCCAGCGCCTCACCGAGCGCGTAAACTATGACCTGGAAATGATCCGGGAACTGGGCTACTGCGCCGGCATTGAAAACTATTCCCGCTTCCTGGACCGACGCAAACCCGGGGTAAGGCCCTTCTGCCTGATCGATTATTTCCCAAAGGACTTCCTGATGGTGATAGACGAAAGCCACGTGACCATTCCGCAGATCAGCGGCATGTACGGGGGCGACCGCTCCCGCAAGCTTACACTGGTGGATTATGGTTTCCGCCTGCCCTCCGCGCTGGACAACCGGCCGCTGAACTTCTACGAGTTTGAGCAGATGATGAACCAGGTGATCTTTGTGAGCGCCACCCCCGGTGAATATGAGCTGCAACAAACAGAAGGCGTGGTAGTGGAACAGGTAGTGCGCCCCACCGGCCTGCTGGATCCTCCCATTGAAATAAGGCCCAGCATTAACCAGGTGGATGACCTGCTGGATGAAATAGACAAACGCATCCAGAAGGGCGATCGCGTGCTGGTAACCACGCTCACCAAACGCATGGCGGAGGAAATGGATAAATACCTGGCCCGCATTAACATTAAAAGCCGCTACATCCACTCGGAAGTAGATACCCTGGAGCGCGTGGAGATCCTGAGAGACCTGCGCCTGGGCAAGATAGATGTGTTGGTAGGGGTGAACCTGCTGCGTGAAGGCCTGGACCTGCCGGAAGTATCGCTGGTGGCCATCCTGGACGCAGATAAAGAAGGCTTCCTGCGCGATCAGCGCTCCCTGACCCAGACCGCCGGGCGCGCCGCCCGTAACGTAGACGGGCTGGTGATCTTCTATGCAGATACCATCACCGAGAGCATGCAGCGTACCATAGATGAAACGGACCGCCGCCGGGAGCGCCAGTTGGCCCACAACATTGCCAACGGTATTGTGCCCCGCACGGTAAAAAAATCCATCCAGGAGATCATGGGACAAACTTCCGTATTGGAGATCAAACAATATGATGAGCACTCCCCGCTGGCAGTACATGATGAAATGGCCCTGGTGGCAGACGATAAAGCCGTGTACAATAAGGACAATGGCGCCCTCACGATCCCGCAGATGGAAAAGGCCATTGCCCGCGTGAAGAAGGATATGGAAAAAGCAGCCAGGGACCTCGATTTCATGGAGGCCGCCCGCCTGCGCGACCAGATGTTTAAAATGCAAAAAGACCTGGATGCCATGAAGAAATGA
- a CDS encoding MFS transporter, which yields MEQTLSANKPAQAVQNAAQQTVFGILFTISFAHLLNDMLQSIIPSAYPILKDQFGLSFSQIGIITLVYQLTASILQPFVGWYMDKRPTPYSLAVGMGFTLTGLLLLAYADSFAHILRAVCLIGVGSSVFHPEASKVAHLAAGERKGLAQSIFQLGGNTGSALGPLLAGIIIVHRGQHSITWFSAAAVLGVIVLLVVAQWYRKKLMEHAAGKARRTIRPHNFSTGRVAAYLGILLVLIFSKYFYMASMTSYYTFFLINKFHLTGDQPQMYLFGFMGAVAAGTLIGGPLGDRFGRKYIIWFSILGVAPFTLMLPYASLFWTCVLSVIIGIILSSAFSAILVYATELVPGKVGLIAGLFFGLAFGMGGLGSAVLGKLADRTSIEHVFHLCAFLPLIGIITSLLPDLDKVKRSLQEQ from the coding sequence ATGGAACAAACGCTTTCCGCCAACAAGCCCGCCCAGGCGGTACAGAACGCCGCCCAGCAAACGGTGTTCGGTATTCTTTTCACTATTAGTTTTGCGCACCTGCTTAACGACATGCTGCAGTCGATCATCCCATCAGCCTATCCTATCCTGAAAGACCAGTTTGGGCTTAGCTTTTCCCAGATCGGTATTATCACCCTTGTGTACCAGCTCACCGCCTCTATTCTGCAGCCGTTTGTAGGCTGGTATATGGACAAGCGCCCTACGCCATATTCCCTGGCCGTGGGCATGGGCTTCACCCTTACCGGCCTGCTGCTGCTGGCTTATGCAGATAGCTTTGCCCATATCCTGCGGGCGGTGTGCCTGATCGGCGTGGGCTCTTCGGTGTTCCACCCCGAGGCTTCCAAAGTGGCCCACCTGGCCGCCGGTGAGCGCAAAGGGCTGGCCCAGTCCATTTTTCAACTGGGTGGCAATACCGGCAGCGCCCTGGGCCCCCTGCTGGCGGGCATTATCATTGTGCACCGCGGCCAGCATAGCATCACCTGGTTTTCCGCAGCCGCTGTCCTGGGTGTTATTGTGCTACTGGTAGTGGCGCAGTGGTACCGTAAAAAACTGATGGAGCACGCCGCCGGCAAGGCTCGCCGCACTATCAGGCCACATAATTTCTCCACGGGCCGCGTGGCGGCTTACCTGGGGATCCTGCTGGTGCTCATTTTCTCCAAGTATTTCTACATGGCTAGCATGACCAGCTACTATACCTTTTTCCTGATCAATAAATTCCACCTCACCGGCGACCAACCGCAGATGTACCTCTTTGGCTTCATGGGCGCCGTAGCGGCGGGCACGCTGATAGGCGGTCCCCTGGGCGACCGTTTTGGGCGTAAATATATTATCTGGTTCTCTATCCTCGGCGTAGCGCCCTTCACCCTGATGCTGCCCTACGCATCCCTGTTCTGGACCTGCGTATTGTCTGTTATCATCGGCATTATCCTGTCGTCTGCCTTTTCCGCCATCCTGGTGTATGCCACGGAACTGGTACCGGGCAAGGTAGGCCTCATTGCAGGCCTGTTCTTCGGTTTGGCCTTTGGCATGGGTGGCCTGGGATCTGCCGTACTGGGCAAGCTGGCAGACCGTACCAGCATTGAACACGTATTTCATTTATGCGCCTTCCTGCCCCTCATTGGCATCATTACTTCCCTGCTGCCAGACCTGGATAAAGTGAAAAGGTCGTTGCAGGAACAATAA
- a CDS encoding OmpA family protein — protein MHLFAKRIVPTLKWLTSLLLLLTATGVHAQYVYEYKHTADVYYDKADYYSAALYYNKSLTEKSVKSRDVTPYGMDRPARTNNKRDYNEIVYKLAESYRKYNDYASAEKWYAQAATLKGNPYPLARFYYGVSLRANKKFDQAIQQFTQFRQEYHETDDYGPRADMEIKNCQFARDDASYQQEYLVTRLGGNINVGGANYAPIAFGPDKMVFTSSRPDSQATAKKKTPFINNLWNASGEDSVYSASDKVDVPAARGLDQGAASITPDGRILFITRWSIVGGIKTTRICAAKRTGTGWSEPVELDANINVAGYNSMQPNVSTDGKYLSFASNRPGGMGKYDIWYCDINADGTLSTAHNMGTTINTREEDEAPYYNSEAKTLVFSTNGRVGLGAMDLFTSNGTFGSWTEPVNLGTPFNSPKDDIYFTAKDVKDPLKSGFISSDRESVCCLELFSFVTTKKPKVNMLGGGVTDCDTHQPLAGVRVSLIDPATNNVLQTVTVDESGLYFFSVEMKKRYKVLFERRDYFAKAIYSNTDTLERIDSMFNPSVCMKRYEIGKPIVLEDIHYDFDKATLRPESKPVLDSIVTLMKDNADIHIEMSAHTDSKGKDAYNMKLSQARAQSCVDYLVSKGVPVSRLIARGYGKTRPVAPNTLPNGKDNPAGRALNRRTEFKVLSTTVLLK, from the coding sequence ATGCACCTGTTTGCAAAACGTATTGTTCCTACCCTGAAATGGCTTACCAGCCTGCTCCTCCTGCTCACTGCCACCGGCGTGCATGCACAATACGTGTATGAATACAAACATACCGCGGACGTGTATTATGATAAAGCGGACTATTATTCCGCTGCCCTGTACTACAACAAATCACTCACTGAAAAGAGCGTGAAAAGCAGGGATGTAACACCCTATGGAATGGACAGGCCCGCCAGGACCAACAACAAAAGGGACTACAACGAGATCGTGTATAAACTGGCAGAGTCTTACCGCAAATACAACGACTACGCCAGCGCGGAAAAATGGTACGCACAGGCAGCAACGCTGAAAGGCAATCCTTACCCGCTGGCCCGCTTTTACTACGGGGTGAGCCTGCGCGCCAATAAGAAGTTTGACCAGGCCATACAGCAGTTCACACAGTTCCGCCAGGAATACCACGAGACAGACGATTATGGTCCCCGCGCAGATATGGAGATCAAAAATTGCCAGTTTGCCAGGGACGATGCCAGCTACCAGCAGGAATACCTGGTGACCCGCCTGGGTGGCAATATCAACGTGGGCGGCGCCAATTATGCGCCCATTGCCTTTGGGCCGGATAAAATGGTCTTCACTTCCAGCCGGCCGGACTCACAGGCTACGGCAAAAAAGAAAACCCCTTTCATCAATAACCTCTGGAATGCAAGCGGGGAAGACAGCGTGTACTCCGCTTCCGATAAGGTGGACGTACCCGCCGCCCGTGGCCTGGACCAGGGCGCGGCCAGCATTACCCCCGACGGACGCATCCTGTTCATTACCCGCTGGAGCATTGTAGGCGGGATAAAGACCACCCGGATTTGCGCCGCAAAACGTACTGGCACCGGCTGGAGCGAACCGGTAGAACTGGATGCCAACATTAACGTGGCAGGCTATAACTCCATGCAGCCTAACGTGAGCACAGATGGCAAGTACCTTTCTTTTGCGTCCAACCGCCCCGGCGGCATGGGCAAGTACGACATCTGGTACTGCGATATCAATGCAGACGGCACTCTCTCCACGGCACACAACATGGGTACCACCATCAATACCCGCGAAGAGGATGAAGCGCCCTATTACAACAGTGAAGCAAAAACCCTGGTCTTCAGTACCAACGGCCGCGTGGGCCTGGGTGCCATGGACCTGTTTACGAGTAATGGTACCTTTGGCAGCTGGACGGAACCCGTGAACTTGGGCACTCCCTTCAACTCTCCCAAAGACGATATTTACTTTACCGCCAAGGATGTGAAAGATCCCCTGAAAAGCGGCTTCATTTCCTCTGACCGTGAGTCGGTATGCTGCCTGGAACTGTTCTCCTTCGTGACCACCAAAAAGCCCAAGGTGAATATGCTGGGTGGCGGCGTTACGGACTGCGATACCCACCAGCCCCTGGCCGGTGTGCGCGTTAGCCTGATAGATCCTGCTACCAACAATGTATTGCAAACCGTGACCGTGGATGAAAGCGGGTTGTACTTCTTCTCCGTGGAAATGAAGAAGCGCTACAAAGTACTGTTTGAGCGCCGCGACTACTTTGCCAAAGCCATCTACAGCAATACAGATACCCTGGAGCGCATCGACTCCATGTTCAACCCTTCCGTGTGCATGAAGCGTTACGAAATAGGTAAGCCCATTGTGCTGGAGGATATTCATTACGATTTCGACAAAGCTACCCTCCGCCCGGAATCCAAGCCGGTGCTGGACAGCATTGTAACGCTGATGAAGGATAACGCAGATATCCACATAGAAATGAGCGCGCATACAGACAGCAAGGGTAAAGATGCCTACAATATGAAACTGAGCCAGGCCCGTGCCCAATCCTGCGTGGACTACCTGGTGAGCAAGGGAGTACCTGTAAGCAGGCTGATAGCCCGCGGTTATGGTAAAACCCGCCCGGTGGCGCCCAATACCCTGCCCAATGGTAAGGATAACCCCGCCGGCAGGGCCCTGAACCGGCGCACAGAATTTAAAGTGCTGAGCACCACGGTACTGCTCAAGTGA
- a CDS encoding aspartate-semialdehyde dehydrogenase, translated as MKVAVVGATGLVGSKMLQVLAERNFPVTELIPVASEKSVGKEVTFKGKSYKIVSATTAIALQPNVAIFSAGGSTSLEWAPKFAEAGITVIDNSSAWRMDPTKKLVVPEINGDTLTAADKIIANPNCSTIQMVLVLNPLHKKYGIKRVVVSTYQSVTGTGVKAVTQLMNERAGVEGEKAYAHQIDLNVIPQIDVFTDNGYTKEEMKMVNETKKIMGDDNIKVTATTVRIPVIGGHSEAVNVEFNKEYDLAEVRSILEHTPGVVVVDDPANAKYPMPKDAHDRDEVFVGRIRRDETQDKTINLWIVSDNLRKGAATNAVQIAEYLAGKHML; from the coding sequence ATGAAAGTTGCCGTTGTAGGAGCTACCGGCCTGGTAGGCTCAAAAATGTTACAAGTGTTGGCGGAGCGGAATTTCCCCGTGACCGAATTGATTCCCGTAGCCTCAGAAAAATCTGTGGGTAAGGAAGTAACATTTAAGGGCAAGTCTTACAAGATTGTGAGCGCGACCACGGCCATCGCGCTCCAACCTAACGTAGCGATCTTCTCCGCAGGCGGTTCCACCTCCCTGGAATGGGCGCCCAAATTTGCCGAAGCCGGCATCACCGTGATCGACAACTCCTCTGCCTGGCGCATGGACCCTACCAAGAAACTGGTGGTACCTGAGATCAATGGAGACACCCTCACCGCGGCCGACAAGATCATTGCCAATCCCAACTGTTCTACCATACAGATGGTGCTGGTGCTCAATCCCCTGCACAAGAAATATGGCATTAAACGCGTAGTGGTATCCACCTACCAGTCTGTAACCGGTACCGGCGTAAAGGCTGTGACCCAGCTGATGAACGAGCGCGCCGGCGTGGAAGGTGAAAAAGCCTACGCCCACCAGATAGACCTGAACGTAATTCCCCAGATCGATGTCTTCACGGACAATGGTTACACCAAGGAAGAAATGAAAATGGTGAACGAAACCAAGAAGATCATGGGCGATGACAATATTAAAGTAACCGCCACCACCGTGCGCATCCCCGTAATAGGCGGCCACAGTGAAGCCGTAAACGTGGAATTCAACAAGGAATACGACCTCGCCGAAGTACGCTCCATCCTGGAACATACCCCTGGCGTGGTAGTAGTAGACGACCCGGCCAATGCCAAATACCCCATGCCCAAGGACGCTCACGACCGCGACGAGGTATTTGTAGGCCGCATCCGCCGGGATGAGACCCAGGATAAGACCATCAACCTCTGGATAGTGTCTGACAACCTGCGCAAGGGAGCCGCTACGAACGCAGTGCAGATTGCGGAGTACCTGGCGGGTAAGCACATGTTGTAA
- a CDS encoding S1/P1 nuclease codes for MGKKILAALLAGILLLQLPMQSFAWGKTGHRIVGEIAYRHLTPKAKKAVDAILGKQKLALIATWPDFIKSDTTGKYKETNTWHYIDAPEKADNAQFQQYAKDKQEPNAFNKEQDFINTLKDPKASRADKLFALTFLTHVVGDVHQPLHVGTSEEGSGGNKISVTWNNLPTNLHSVWDEKLIEFQDLSYTEYSNAIDTASAAEIKAIQSGSYTDWMYESHLLANDILAEVHSGDKLNVYKYDYYHQAMLNRQLLKGGLRLAAILNEIYK; via the coding sequence ATGGGTAAAAAGATCCTTGCCGCGCTGCTTGCCGGCATATTATTGTTGCAATTGCCAATGCAGAGCTTTGCCTGGGGCAAAACCGGCCACCGCATTGTAGGGGAGATCGCGTACCGCCACCTGACCCCTAAAGCCAAAAAAGCAGTGGACGCCATCCTTGGCAAACAAAAGCTGGCCCTCATTGCCACCTGGCCGGACTTCATCAAGTCTGACACCACGGGCAAATACAAAGAAACCAACACCTGGCATTATATCGATGCGCCGGAAAAGGCAGATAATGCGCAGTTCCAGCAATATGCCAAAGACAAACAGGAACCCAATGCCTTCAACAAGGAACAGGATTTCATCAACACCCTGAAAGATCCGAAGGCCAGCCGGGCAGACAAGCTGTTTGCCCTCACCTTCCTCACCCATGTGGTGGGCGATGTACACCAGCCCCTGCACGTGGGTACTTCGGAAGAAGGTAGCGGCGGCAACAAGATCAGCGTTACCTGGAACAACCTGCCCACGAACCTGCACAGCGTATGGGATGAGAAGCTGATCGAATTCCAGGACCTCAGCTATACGGAATACAGCAATGCCATCGATACCGCATCTGCGGCTGAGATCAAGGCTATCCAGTCCGGCTCTTATACTGACTGGATGTATGAATCGCACCTGCTGGCCAACGATATCCTGGCGGAAGTGCACTCCGGCGATAAGCTGAATGTGTACAAATATGACTACTATCACCAGGCCATGCTGAACCGCCAGCTGCTCAAAGGCGGCCTGCGCCTGGCGGCTATCCTGAATGAAATTTATAAGTAG